One genomic window of Streptomyces sp. NBC_01498 includes the following:
- a CDS encoding nSTAND1 domain-containing NTPase, producing MTPARGPEQRPAAGGPKPLDGALLRILDTSGRPVGVGFLVSDTLALTCAHVVSAALGTPAGTPPEPGARVSADLPLVPHTPRTDAAVDVWVPPRGPDGTASGAASAVTSGTADVAVLRFPAPLPGAGPVRLVDADGPMVVDRSTVAGGPSAASATDATGALWGHRVRAFGLPAGRPGGVWHAGVLRGRQADGWVQADLVGEGYPVSRGFSGGPVWDERLSGVVGMVTVAESGQPHVSYLIPTRALVAARPELRALVAPASPFRGLAAYEEADAHLFHGRRHESERIARTLGEHRWVTLVGPSGSGKSSLALAGVAPRLRARGARVVVMRPASGSSPLAALASALLPHLEPDLPETRRLARLPELSDELRRHGLTAPADRLLRLQGARQLLLIVDQLEELLPQHPDAVRDLADVLFAPDALPSAVRVLTTLRADFLEPVLGHPHLGPVAARHLHALAPLGRDGLRDIVTTPVDTLPGVSYEPHLAERILTDTGTEPGALPLLALTLDLLWQRQTDGVLTHHAYDELGGVTGALGNHADRVWAAHVPPGDEATARLLFTHLVRLLLGAAAGTRRLARRADLGEDRWRVAQHLAAHTRLLVTDRGADGTETVELTHEALIGAWDRLAAWVAEDRSFLGWRETVRHEKDRWQEADRAPEHLPTTATAAGADQWLPERAAVLTAAERDYLTAGRTHRRAKVRRRRALFTVLVTVLTSALVLGGLSLAERHNSRERAAFGASRALAQAAQEATGTDPARAALLSLAAYHRSPTQEAENELLRQYLQYTDYDRVLSGELGDTAFDRSHDGDVVLATSKRSGVTLFVAALTGPVRTVRVPSTDKVQYVMVSADGSRAAYVQHDGRAVWFAVRPDAKHPAGPLHRLPDAPGIGTNWSDTVTPAMSLDGTMIVAHVRERIVRWNLDSGPHGALAGNLPAPKGLEFRMWPAPDNRTLLVPVYKRFRAFGEGEKGSLLALDLVTGRSRLVLRADADQIRVSGDRTRAVLCHVRGDTTEITVHRVTDGSREGIAYREKNADFTSSTCGAQSVDRSGLRVALSSPKGLSVVDMRDGTVLSRNGLPASTSSLARSSPWLVERDGRLYYLRHDESMIGYVRLRPGHWFLDVAQQLLTRDGTYTISVLADGSRIQRHHARKAAPRAVADVPRRRPHWVPERSEPLALDRTGRLVADREGANIVTVRDTTTLRRTTTVTTVPPPRLSGSAPSIADIGGGGDGGAERPAYDFTYFFDHSGNLVTVSGTVVEQWDPHTGRRLTRFDAAAVRSRAGGAKDSDLMIGPYPARNRVAVVVLDRPGIHIVDITTGRTTETVKTGDDILASHFDATGTYVAILRRGSVLELWRNGDPPHKEIGPLRSIAESDSTPYAAGFLDGGGRYLLAANNAVRVYRMGRPGYETFYSFTGPRDSALDGRHAFMGASADGGTVLHIGPDGIGGPLHLAPDRWYRELCAIIGDRQLTPGEVDLLPADPGTRKPCAETD from the coding sequence ATGACGCCGGCCCGGGGACCGGAACAGCGACCGGCGGCAGGCGGCCCGAAGCCCCTGGACGGCGCGCTGCTGCGCATCCTGGACACGTCCGGGCGACCCGTCGGCGTGGGCTTTCTGGTGTCCGACACACTTGCCCTGACCTGCGCGCACGTGGTCTCCGCGGCCCTCGGTACGCCGGCCGGCACACCACCGGAACCCGGCGCCCGCGTCTCGGCCGACCTGCCTCTCGTGCCCCACACGCCCCGTACGGACGCCGCCGTCGACGTGTGGGTGCCACCGCGGGGGCCGGACGGTACGGCATCGGGCGCGGCGTCCGCAGTGACTTCCGGCACGGCGGATGTCGCCGTGCTGCGGTTCCCGGCTCCGTTGCCCGGCGCCGGTCCGGTGCGGCTGGTCGACGCGGACGGACCGATGGTCGTGGACAGGTCGACGGTCGCGGGCGGACCGTCCGCCGCGTCCGCCACCGACGCGACGGGCGCGCTGTGGGGGCACCGGGTGCGTGCGTTCGGGTTGCCGGCCGGTCGTCCGGGTGGGGTGTGGCACGCGGGGGTCCTGCGGGGTCGGCAGGCCGACGGCTGGGTACAGGCGGATCTCGTCGGTGAGGGCTACCCGGTGTCGCGGGGCTTCAGCGGCGGCCCCGTGTGGGACGAGCGGCTGTCCGGCGTGGTCGGCATGGTCACGGTGGCCGAATCCGGGCAGCCCCACGTCAGTTACCTGATCCCCACCCGCGCCCTCGTGGCCGCCCGACCCGAACTGCGCGCCCTCGTGGCACCCGCCTCGCCGTTCCGCGGACTCGCCGCCTACGAGGAGGCCGACGCGCACCTCTTCCACGGCAGGCGGCACGAGAGCGAGCGGATCGCCCGCACACTCGGCGAACACCGGTGGGTCACCCTCGTGGGCCCCTCGGGCTCCGGCAAATCGTCACTGGCCCTGGCCGGCGTGGCCCCCCGACTGCGGGCACGCGGCGCCCGCGTCGTCGTCATGCGCCCCGCGTCCGGCAGCAGCCCCCTCGCGGCCCTCGCCTCCGCGCTGCTCCCGCACCTGGAACCCGACCTCCCCGAGACCCGACGGCTCGCCCGCCTCCCCGAACTCTCCGACGAGCTGCGCCGCCACGGCCTCACCGCCCCGGCCGACCGCCTGCTCCGGCTCCAGGGCGCCCGCCAACTCCTCCTGATCGTTGACCAGTTGGAGGAACTGCTTCCGCAACACCCGGACGCCGTGCGCGACCTGGCCGACGTACTGTTCGCCCCCGACGCCCTGCCGTCCGCCGTTCGCGTCCTCACCACCCTGCGCGCCGACTTCCTCGAACCCGTCCTCGGCCACCCCCACCTCGGACCCGTCGCCGCCCGCCACCTGCACGCCCTCGCCCCCCTCGGCCGGGACGGCCTGCGCGACATCGTCACCACCCCCGTCGACACCCTCCCCGGCGTCTCCTACGAGCCCCACCTCGCCGAACGCATCCTCACCGACACCGGCACCGAACCCGGCGCCCTGCCCCTCCTCGCCCTCACCCTCGATCTCCTGTGGCAGCGGCAGACGGACGGAGTGCTCACCCACCACGCGTACGACGAACTCGGCGGCGTCACCGGCGCCCTCGGCAACCACGCCGACCGGGTGTGGGCCGCACACGTACCACCCGGCGACGAGGCGACCGCCCGCCTGCTGTTCACCCACCTCGTCCGGCTGCTCCTCGGCGCCGCCGCGGGCACCCGACGGCTCGCCCGGCGCGCCGACCTCGGCGAGGACCGGTGGCGCGTCGCCCAACACCTCGCCGCGCACACCCGGCTCCTCGTCACCGACCGCGGCGCCGACGGCACCGAGACCGTGGAACTCACCCACGAGGCGCTGATCGGCGCGTGGGACAGACTCGCCGCATGGGTGGCCGAGGACCGGTCCTTCCTCGGCTGGCGGGAGACCGTACGACACGAGAAGGACCGCTGGCAGGAAGCGGACCGGGCCCCCGAACACCTGCCGACCACCGCGACGGCGGCCGGCGCCGACCAGTGGCTCCCGGAACGCGCCGCCGTGCTGACCGCGGCCGAGCGGGACTACCTGACGGCCGGCCGCACCCACCGCCGCGCGAAGGTCCGCCGTCGCCGGGCCCTGTTCACCGTTCTGGTCACGGTCCTGACGTCCGCCCTGGTACTCGGCGGCCTCTCCCTCGCCGAACGCCACAACAGCCGGGAACGCGCCGCCTTCGGCGCCTCCCGCGCCCTCGCCCAGGCCGCCCAGGAGGCGACCGGCACCGACCCCGCCCGCGCCGCACTGCTCTCCCTCGCCGCCTACCACAGATCACCCACACAGGAGGCCGAGAACGAACTGCTGCGCCAGTACCTCCAGTACACGGACTACGACCGGGTGCTCTCCGGCGAACTCGGCGACACCGCCTTCGACCGGAGCCACGACGGCGACGTGGTCCTCGCGACGTCCAAGCGCTCCGGGGTCACCCTGTTCGTGGCCGCCCTGACCGGACCGGTACGCACCGTGCGCGTGCCGTCCACCGACAAGGTCCAGTACGTGATGGTGTCCGCCGACGGGTCACGCGCCGCCTACGTGCAACACGACGGCAGGGCCGTGTGGTTCGCCGTACGCCCCGACGCGAAACACCCCGCCGGGCCCCTGCACCGGCTCCCCGACGCCCCCGGCATCGGCACCAACTGGAGCGACACCGTCACCCCCGCGATGTCCCTCGACGGCACGATGATCGTCGCGCACGTCCGCGAACGCATCGTCCGGTGGAACCTGGACAGCGGCCCGCACGGCGCCCTCGCGGGAAATCTCCCCGCGCCGAAGGGCCTGGAGTTCCGCATGTGGCCGGCCCCCGACAACCGGACGCTGCTGGTCCCCGTCTACAAGCGGTTCCGCGCCTTCGGGGAGGGCGAGAAGGGCAGCCTCCTCGCACTCGACCTCGTGACGGGCAGGAGCCGGCTCGTACTGCGCGCCGACGCCGACCAGATCCGCGTCTCCGGCGACCGGACCCGCGCCGTCCTGTGCCATGTGCGGGGCGACACCACCGAGATCACCGTCCACCGGGTCACCGACGGCTCACGGGAGGGCATCGCCTACCGCGAGAAGAACGCGGACTTCACGTCGAGCACCTGCGGGGCGCAGTCCGTCGACCGTTCCGGCCTCCGCGTCGCCCTCAGCTCCCCCAAGGGCCTCAGCGTCGTCGACATGCGCGACGGCACGGTCCTCTCCCGCAACGGCCTGCCCGCCTCGACCTCCTCCCTGGCCAGGAGCAGCCCCTGGCTCGTGGAGAGGGACGGCCGGCTCTACTACCTCCGCCACGACGAGTCGATGATCGGCTACGTCCGACTGCGCCCCGGCCACTGGTTCCTCGACGTCGCCCAGCAACTCCTCACCCGCGACGGCACGTACACCATCAGCGTCCTGGCGGACGGCTCCCGCATACAGCGGCACCACGCGCGCAAAGCCGCCCCCCGCGCCGTCGCCGACGTGCCGCGCCGCAGGCCCCACTGGGTGCCCGAACGCAGCGAACCCCTCGCCCTCGACCGCACCGGACGGCTCGTCGCCGACCGCGAGGGCGCGAACATCGTCACCGTCCGCGACACCACCACCCTGCGCCGCACCACGACCGTCACCACCGTCCCGCCCCCACGCCTGTCCGGCTCCGCGCCCTCGATCGCGGACATCGGCGGCGGCGGCGACGGCGGTGCCGAACGGCCGGCGTACGACTTCACCTACTTCTTCGACCACTCCGGCAACCTCGTCACCGTCTCGGGAACCGTCGTCGAACAGTGGGACCCACACACCGGCCGACGGCTCACACGTTTCGACGCGGCGGCCGTCCGCTCCCGGGCCGGAGGCGCGAAGGACTCGGACCTGATGATCGGCCCCTACCCGGCGAGGAACCGGGTTGCCGTCGTCGTCCTGGACCGGCCCGGCATCCACATCGTCGACATCACCACCGGACGCACCACCGAGACCGTGAAGACCGGCGACGACATCCTCGCCTCCCACTTCGACGCCACCGGAACATACGTCGCCATCCTGCGCCGGGGCTCGGTGCTCGAACTCTGGCGGAACGGCGACCCGCCCCACAAGGAGATCGGCCCCCTGCGCAGCATCGCCGAGTCGGACTCCACGCCGTACGCCGCCGGATTCCTGGACGGCGGAGGCCGCTACCTCCTCGCGGCGAACAACGCCGTACGCGTCTACCGCATGGGCCGGCCCGGCTACGAGACCTTCTACTCCTTCACCGGCCCCCGCGACAGCGCACTCGACGGCCGGCACGCCTTCATGGGCGCCTCCGCGGACGGCGGCACCGTCCTCCACATCGGCCCCGACGGCATCGGCGGACCACTCCACCTGGCGCCCGACCGCTGGTACCGCGAACTGTGCGCCATCATCGGCGACCGACAACTCACCCCCGGCGAAGTGGACCTGCTGCCCGCCGACCCGGGAACCCGGAAACCCTGTGCCGAAACCGACTGA
- a CDS encoding LysE family transporter: MITVLIAGLLAGYGIAMPVGAVATYLVALTARTSLRIGVFAALGVATADGLYALIAVTGGSTIAPLIEPVLLPLRWASASVLIVLALWMGATAIRQFRKRRTAIRTDKTPLTPVRAYAALLTITMMNPMTVIYFAALVLGSDIATAATHVEQALFVFAAFAASTSWQLLLAGGGALLGRTLTGSRGRLITTVVSSSLITALAIHLVISPS; encoded by the coding sequence GTGATCACCGTACTGATCGCGGGGCTCCTCGCGGGTTACGGCATTGCCATGCCAGTGGGAGCGGTCGCGACATACCTGGTGGCTCTGACAGCCCGGACGTCTCTGAGAATTGGTGTGTTCGCCGCACTGGGTGTCGCAACCGCTGACGGCCTTTACGCATTGATCGCCGTGACCGGGGGCTCCACGATTGCTCCCCTCATCGAGCCAGTCCTGCTTCCTCTGCGATGGGCTTCCGCCTCGGTGCTCATCGTGCTGGCCCTCTGGATGGGTGCCACGGCCATCCGCCAGTTCCGCAAGCGGCGGACGGCGATCCGAACCGATAAGACGCCTCTCACGCCTGTTCGGGCCTACGCGGCATTGCTGACGATCACGATGATGAACCCCATGACCGTGATTTACTTCGCGGCACTCGTGCTCGGCAGTGACATCGCAACTGCTGCCACCCACGTGGAGCAGGCCCTATTCGTCTTCGCCGCGTTCGCGGCTTCCACCAGCTGGCAGTTGTTGCTCGCCGGCGGCGGAGCACTGCTGGGCCGAACGTTGACTGGCAGCCGCGGTCGGCTCATTACCACCGTGGTCTCCAGCA